The region GCCTCTGTTTGTGCAGCGGCAGGTAAGGTGCAGAGCAGCAGGAGTACATAAAGTATAAATCGCTTCATCGGGAAGTATAGGTTACTGCAGCAGGTCCTGGTGCTCGGGGTGCCGCGCGATGTGTTTCTTCACGGCCGGGCAGGAGGCGATTACTTTCAGGTGGTGCTGGCGGGCGTACTCCAGGGCCGCGTTGATCAGTTCCTGCGCCAGCCCGGTGCCGCGGTAAGCCTCGGGCACGTACGTATGCGTCAGGTCCAGCACACCTTCTTCCGGCCTGGCGTAGGCTATCTCCGCCTCCTCGTCCTGCCCTAGCTTGGCGGTAAACTGCTGGTACTTCTCTTCGTGTAAGATCTCGTATTTCATACTTTAAAATTGTAAGGTATAGCGCCGCCTTTCACCCGACTGCAGCGTCAGCACGTCCTTTTTTGTCATTCCGGCCCCTGGCTTTAAAATATAAACTACCACGGGTATGTCAGCAGGCACTTGTACCTGCCCCCTCAGATATCCCCCGCGGCCATCGTAAGCATAGGTGCAGCTGTCGGAGTCGGTGGTCCTTAGTTTATACTTTACCAAGGCCTGGTAGCGCTCCTGTGGCTGTTCAGGTTCCTGGATGTCGGTAATAAACTCTAACAAGGCCGAGGGAGCGATGGTATAGTTCTGGATGATGGTAGTGTCGCGGGAGATGTCACGAGAGTACCACAGGCTGTTGTCTGTACAGCCCAGGTAGGTATCCAGTTCCTTGCTAGCCTCAATCTGAAAGTAGCCTTTCTCCAGTTCGCTGTCGCGGAGCAGGAAGCGCAACTCGTAAGTTCCATTCATATCGGTGATGGTAGCGGCTTTTTCGGTGGTGTAGGCTGGCTGCAGGTAGCCGTCGTTATGCCACTTGATGCGCATGATGGTGCTGGCAACCGGTTGCCCGTTCTGGTCGGTTATCCGGCCCTTAATAACAGTGCAGGAGCCGGGGCAGTACTTGCTGATATAGTCGTACTTGTGGAGGTCGCAGGCGGTGAGACAGCAGCTTAAAAGCAGCAGGGCAAAGTATAGCGGGAGCTTCGTGCATGTTTTCATGGAGTGGTGCCCGTAGGATTTATTTACAATATATAAATTTTATAATGTTTCCTTCCATAGTTTATGTAAAATAACGTGCAGCAACAAAGGCGGCTGTGCCTTTCCGAGACGACCCATCGGGCAGAAGTATGGTTGCAGGTGGCAAGTATAAAACCATTCCCGTACCTTTGCAGCCGGATAAAATATTACCCTATGCACCGCCACTTTATACTTTTCAAGCCTTACGGCTACGTGAGCCAGTTTATCAGTGAAACCAGCAAGAAGAAAGTGCTGGGGGAGCTGTATGGCTTCCCGGAAGGCACCATGGCCATCGGGAGGCTGGACGAGGCCAGCGAGGGGCTGCTGCTGCTGACTACAGACGGTAAAGTGAGCGAGGCGGTGCGCGGCAGCACAGTAGAGAAGGAGTATTACGCGCAGGTGGATAGCGTGGTGACGGAGGAGGCGCTGCAGCAGCTGGCGCAGGGCATTTCTATCCGCACCGAAAAGGAGTGGCACCAGACCAAGCCTTGCCGGGTACAGCGGCTTGAGGCTGCGCCCGAGCTACCTGAGCGAGCCCGCCGCATCCGCGATGAGCGGCACGGACCTACCAGTTGGGTTTCCATCACGCTTACAGAGGGCAAGTTCCGGCAGGTGCGCAAAATGACGGCCGCGGTCGGCTTCCCGACCCTGCGCCTGGTGCGCGTGCGCATCGGAAACATCCGTATAAGTGAAATGGCAGCCGGGGAAGTGAGGGAGGTAAGCTGCTTTGACGTGGCGTAGGGCAACCCTACACTGTACTTTAACCTGCCAACAGCGTAAAAACCTGATAATGCGGCCTAGCGGCGGCGCTTGAGCGGAGCCAGCAAATACTCCAACCCGTTTGTCTTGATCTCGAAGATGGTGGCCAGCTGCATGCCCAGCTTACCCGGCGGAAAGCCTTTGCTGCTGAACCACTCCAGGTACGAGACGGGCAGATCGCAGAGCAGGGTATCTTTATACTTGCCAAATGGCATGCGGTGCTCTACAAGTTCCAGCAAAATGTTGGGATTAGGCTGTGCCTCCTGGGTATTCATGCAGGCAAGGTAAACATTCCTAAACTTTGCACCAAGTTAGGGGTTATATACCTCTGTGCGGCAGCGGCAGGAGCAGCTGCAGAGTCTAATATATGTTGTAACTTTGAGGCGATTTTACCACCTTACATGACGCGTAAACAATACTTCATCATCATACTTATCCTGGGTTCGCTGGCCACGATCAGTCCATTCTCGATTGATATGTACCTGCCCGGATTCCCGGCCATTGCCTCCGACCTGAAAACCACCATTGCGCAGGTGCAGCTATCGCTCACAGCTTACCTGGTAGGTATTTCGGTAGGGCAGCTGCTCTACGGCCCCTTGCTGGACCGTTACGGGCGCAAGAACCCACTTTACGCAGGCCTTTTCATCTACATCCTTACCTCGCTGGCCTGTGCCTACACCGAGTCCATCGATTCGTTTATCCTGATGCGGTTCCTGCAGGCCATTGGCGGCTGTGTGGGCATGGTGGCGGCGCAGGCGCTGGTGCGTGATATTTTCCCGGTGAACAAAACGGCCCAGGCTTTCTCGCTGCTCACGCTGGTGATTGCCGTGTCGCCGATGGTGGCGCCTACGGTGGGCGGTTACGTGACGGCAGCCTTTGGCTGGCACGCGGTGTTCGTTATACTTGCCGTGATCACTGCCCTGATTATGCTGGGGGTGTACTTTGCGCTGCCGGAGGGGCGGCAGCCGGATGCCTCCATCTCCCTGAAACCGAAGGCAGTGCTGAAAAACTTTGTCCTGGTGCTGAAGCAGGAGCAGTTTCTGCTGTATACCCTGGCCGGGGGAATCGCTACGGCGGCTCCTTTTGCCTACATAGCGGGCTCCGCGGATGTGTTCATGAACATTTACAACGTAAGCGAGCAGGAATACGGTTGGATCTTCGCTTTCCTGGCTTTCGCTATGATCGGCTCCACCCAGCTCAACCACGTGATTCTGAACAGGTTTAAAAGCGAGCAGGTGATCAATTTTACCCTCTTTTACCAGACGGCCGTGGGAATACTGCTGGTGGTGGGCACGTACTATGGCTGGTTCAGCAAGCTGGCGCTTATCGGGCTGCTGTTCATCTTCCTAACAGGGCAGGGCTTACTTAATCCCAATGCCACGGCGCTCTCGCTCGCGCCTTTCACCAAAAACACGGGCAGTGCCGCGGCGCTATTGGGCAGTTTCAGGATGGCGATGGGGGGGCTGATGTCGGCGGCGGTGAGTGTGCTGCATACGGGCACCGCTTTGCCGATGGTAAGCGTAATGGCAGGCTGTTCTGTAGTGGGGCTGCTGTTGCTGTTGCTGGGCAAGCGCACCATTCGTTTCCGCGCCAGCCGCCGCGCTGTAGAGGAAGGTACCTCGGTGCTGATTTCGACAGGACGGGAGCGGTAGAAGGCATTTTGCTCTCTGCAGCCTTTATGCTGGCGCGGGTTTGTAACCCGTGCCGTTTAGTCACTTAGACCTGTTTATACTTGTTTTCCGCTGTTCCGGACATCCTTGTCCAGAACCTTCTCTACTGCGGAATCTCCAGATCCGCATAATTTATACTTTGTACTTCGGTTATACTTTCACTAGCGCCAGCGTCGGCTTGTGCCTTTGCTGCTGATTGACGCAACTGGAAACAAGCTATACTTTCTAGCTTCCGTTCATCCTGTAGATTTACATACCTATCGTTGCATTTCATACTTTGGCTCCCTCTAGGCCGGTAGGCCTCGTCCTTTGGCATCGCGCTGTGTTCCCTTCCTTTGCTACCCTTCGGTTGCAATGCCGCCAAGGCGGCACCGGAATCTCACAAGGCGCTCAACCCAAGGACTGGGATCAGTTTTCGATAGCCTTGGCTGATACAACTTGAACCAAGTCCCCCTTGGAAGGGGGCAGGGGGATGATAACTGTCTTCTGGACAAGGACTGGGAACAGGTTCGATAGCCATAGCTATTTGCTATCCAGACCCTTGGGAGAGACCTCTTTAGAATTCCGGCTAGAACTCTCGCCCTGCTCGAGATGACAGCAGAAGTAGCAGAGCTCCCTCCCCTGTTCTTAGGGGAGGGCTGGGGTGGGGTGAAGCAGAGGGGCAGGGGTGGTTGGACCCGGTAGCGCAATTAAATGCTTTAAACCTACTACTCCACCTTCGTCATCTCAATATGGTCGATCCCGTCCTCATCATATACCGGGCCTGACTGCACAAAGCCGAAGCTCTCGTAGAAACCCTTGGCATATACCTGCGCCCCGATTTTGATAGGCCCCTGACCATAAAGACGATAACATTCTTCTATCGAGTAATCCACCAGGATCCTGCCCACACCTGTACCGCGCACTTTCATACTTGTAACAATGCGGCCAATGGACATGGCGTCGGGGTAGGAGAGGCCGGGCGGCACCAGGCGGGAGGTAGCCACCAATTCGCCATCCTGGTAGAGCAGCAGGTGCTGGCACTTCTGGTCCTTGTTGTCCATGTCCAGGAACACACAGGTCTGTTCCACCACGAACACCTCGCTGCGCAGGCGCAACATCTCATACATTTCGTGCGGGGTAAGCTCGTCGAAAGCTTTGCTTAGTTGGGTAAGGCTCATGTAATCTTGTTCAGAAATTGATGGGGCAAAGATAGCATACATCTGACTTCCTGTAAGCATAAAAAAGCCGCTGCGGGAGTGGCAGCGGCTGTGGTTATACTTTAAGTCCGGACGCTTGTGCCAGGGCTCAGGCTGTTTATACTTTATACTTTCACTGCGACCATTCAGTCGGCTGGCGGTCCCAGCGGTGGTTTTTCAGCTCCTGCAGCAGCTCCTGTGGCAGGCCCTTGCCGTCGCTGGTGGCCAGGTTGGCCTCTACGTGGTTGGCTTTGCGCATGCCGGGTATGGTGGTGCTGATCTGCGGGTTGCTCAATATAAAGCGCAGGGCCATCTCTGCCATCGTCATCCCTTGCGGCACCAGCGGCCTTAATTTTTCGGCGTGGTCCACGCTGCTGTTCAGGTTCTCGGGCACGAAGTAGGTGTTGCGCCAGTCGCCCTCCGGAAAGGTGGTGTCTTTGGTGAGGGTGCCGGTAAGGGTGCCTTCATCAAACGGAACGCGGGCGATGATGCCGATGTCGAGCTTCTCGCAGAGCGGGAACAGCTCGTCCTCGGGTGCCTGGTCGAAGATGTTGTAGATCACCTGCACAGTGCTGATGTGGCCGGTGCGAAGCGTGTTGAGCACGTTCTCCGGCTCCCAGCGGTTCACACTGACACCCATGTGCCGGATCTTGCCGTCGGCCTTCAGTTTCTCCACGGCGCGCTGCCACTCCTCGTGCTCCGCCCAGCTGTCTTCCCATACATGAAACTGCTGCAGGTCAATCGTTTCCACGCCCAAGTTCTTCAGGCTTTT is a window of Pontibacter kalidii DNA encoding:
- a CDS encoding GNAT family N-acetyltransferase; amino-acid sequence: MSLTQLSKAFDELTPHEMYEMLRLRSEVFVVEQTCVFLDMDNKDQKCQHLLLYQDGELVATSRLVPPGLSYPDAMSIGRIVTSMKVRGTGVGRILVDYSIEECYRLYGQGPIKIGAQVYAKGFYESFGFVQSGPVYDEDGIDHIEMTKVE
- a CDS encoding peptidase associated/transthyretin-like domain-containing protein; translated protein: MKTCTKLPLYFALLLLSCCLTACDLHKYDYISKYCPGSCTVIKGRITDQNGQPVASTIMRIKWHNDGYLQPAYTTEKAATITDMNGTYELRFLLRDSELEKGYFQIEASKELDTYLGCTDNSLWYSRDISRDTTIIQNYTIAPSALLEFITDIQEPEQPQERYQALVKYKLRTTDSDSCTYAYDGRGGYLRGQVQVPADIPVVVYILKPGAGMTKKDVLTLQSGERRRYTLQF
- a CDS encoding multidrug effflux MFS transporter, with the translated sequence MTRKQYFIIILILGSLATISPFSIDMYLPGFPAIASDLKTTIAQVQLSLTAYLVGISVGQLLYGPLLDRYGRKNPLYAGLFIYILTSLACAYTESIDSFILMRFLQAIGGCVGMVAAQALVRDIFPVNKTAQAFSLLTLVIAVSPMVAPTVGGYVTAAFGWHAVFVILAVITALIMLGVYFALPEGRQPDASISLKPKAVLKNFVLVLKQEQFLLYTLAGGIATAAPFAYIAGSADVFMNIYNVSEQEYGWIFAFLAFAMIGSTQLNHVILNRFKSEQVINFTLFYQTAVGILLVVGTYYGWFSKLALIGLLFIFLTGQGLLNPNATALSLAPFTKNTGSAAALLGSFRMAMGGLMSAAVSVLHTGTALPMVSVMAGCSVVGLLLLLLGKRTIRFRASRRAVEEGTSVLISTGRER
- a CDS encoding GNAT family N-acetyltransferase, with the protein product MKYEILHEEKYQQFTAKLGQDEEAEIAYARPEEGVLDLTHTYVPEAYRGTGLAQELINAALEYARQHHLKVIASCPAVKKHIARHPEHQDLLQ
- a CDS encoding pseudouridine synthase, yielding MQQQRRLCLSETTHRAEVWLQVASIKPFPYLCSRIKYYPMHRHFILFKPYGYVSQFISETSKKKVLGELYGFPEGTMAIGRLDEASEGLLLLTTDGKVSEAVRGSTVEKEYYAQVDSVVTEEALQQLAQGISIRTEKEWHQTKPCRVQRLEAAPELPERARRIRDERHGPTSWVSITLTEGKFRQVRKMTAAVGFPTLRLVRVRIGNIRISEMAAGEVREVSCFDVA
- a CDS encoding aldo/keto reductase translates to MQYRRFGRTGWDISEVGYGMWGMASWTESDDRQSEQSLDLAVERGCNFFDTAWGYGKGHSEELLGQLLRRHPQQRLYIATKIPPKNFTWPSRPEFKLEDVFPASHIIAYTEKSLKNLGVETIDLQQFHVWEDSWAEHEEWQRAVEKLKADGKIRHMGVSVNRWEPENVLNTLRTGHISTVQVIYNIFDQAPEDELFPLCEKLDIGIIARVPFDEGTLTGTLTKDTTFPEGDWRNTYFVPENLNSSVDHAEKLRPLVPQGMTMAEMALRFILSNPQISTTIPGMRKANHVEANLATSDGKGLPQELLQELKNHRWDRQPTEWSQ
- a CDS encoding DUF3820 family protein; its protein translation is MNTQEAQPNPNILLELVEHRMPFGKYKDTLLCDLPVSYLEWFSSKGFPPGKLGMQLATIFEIKTNGLEYLLAPLKRRR